A portion of the Paenibacillus hamazuiensis genome contains these proteins:
- a CDS encoding thioesterase II family protein: MSPIDLICIPYAGGSAHAIYGKWAEKLDARIQLHPLELAGHGRRMGQALDDSVASAVADMLRSIRSRVALRPYAIYGHSMGTVLAYELAAAIREAGLPEPLVLFLSGRLPPHHRYVNNEMHALTDEVFLDKIKRLGGTPPQLFESKELIKLFLPILRNDYRIIEQYRCKLPPARFASDVVFLHSDGDSLVTKPHIYEWEQYTSGRFEVHEYQGGHFFLNDQWLDICRIINRKLIPVQECPASEVRR, translated from the coding sequence ATGAGCCCGATCGACTTGATCTGCATTCCTTATGCCGGCGGGTCCGCTCACGCCATTTACGGCAAATGGGCGGAGAAGCTGGATGCGCGGATTCAGCTTCATCCTCTGGAGCTGGCCGGGCACGGCCGAAGAATGGGGCAGGCGCTGGACGACAGCGTCGCCTCCGCCGTGGCGGATATGCTCCGCTCGATCCGCTCCCGGGTCGCGCTGCGGCCTTACGCGATTTACGGCCACAGCATGGGCACCGTGCTGGCCTACGAGCTGGCGGCGGCGATCCGCGAAGCGGGGTTGCCCGAACCCCTCGTATTGTTTTTGTCGGGACGGCTCCCGCCGCATCACCGTTATGTCAATAACGAGATGCACGCGCTGACGGACGAGGTGTTTCTGGACAAAATCAAGCGGCTTGGCGGAACCCCGCCCCAGCTGTTCGAATCGAAGGAGCTGATCAAGCTGTTCCTGCCTATTTTGCGCAACGATTACCGGATCATCGAGCAGTACCGATGCAAGCTGCCTCCGGCGCGGTTTGCGTCCGATGTCGTTTTTTTGCACAGCGACGGGGATTCTTTGGTGACCAAGCCGCATATCTATGAGTGGGAGCAGTATACGTCAGGCCGCTTCGAGGTGCACGAATACCAAGGCGGGCATTTTTTCCTGAACGACCAATGGCTGGACATTTGCCGAATCATCAACCGCAAGCTGATCCCTGTGCAGGAATGTCCCGCCAGTGAGGTACGCCGATGA
- a CDS encoding type I polyketide synthase — MKVKTNYTGLEIAVIGMSGRFPGADDVASFWSNLTGGVESISFFTDDELIAAGVEPELLAKPNYVRAKGVFPRLEFFDAEFFGYTPRDAAMMDPQVRALHEEVYRALEDAGYASDTYRGSIGLFVGASGNFVWELETMKATVDGGGLQFATLQLNDKDFAATRIAYSLNLQGPCATVHCACSTSLYAVDMACRHILTGACSIAVAGGSGLTLPHRKGYLYEEGMIHSPDGHCRPFDQDAKGTVEGNGTGVVVLKSLEDAIRDRDRIYAVIRGTGVNNDGNRKVGFTAPSVEGQAEVIRRALMLSDVPPETVGYIEAHGTGTTLGDPIEVAGLTKAFQSVPPGSCGIGSLKSNIGHLDVAAGISSFIKTVLSLENRVIPASLNFEAINPNIDLNGSPFRIVAKTESWQRKPAPGEADAYLPLRAGVSSFGIGGTNVHVVLEEAPEREPSGPGREWNVLCLSARSDTALRRMQEDYLAHLERYPGELNPADLAWSVQTGKRNLSERFAMAYRDPQELAEGLRAALEGARPGRARRAAASSSKPNVYFLFPGQGSQYPGMARDLYRAEPLFRRELETCLKLAEAEGMGELRRVLLEPKEGDEELILETDMTQLSLFAVEYAMARLLMSWGIQPTGMIGHSLGEYTAACLAGVFSLEDGIRLVTARGRLMKSMPRGSMLAVAASAEAALPYLSRALSVAAMNSPASCTLSGTDEAIAEAENKLSAAGIRTRRVRTSHAFHSSLMDGALAPFGELISSVKLQEPVLPYVSNLTGDWIRPEEAVDPSYYPKHLRGSVKFEQGLAAVLADSRAVLVEVGPGRVLSSFARQMAAQNPVAAIVTLRNAQEEGPDDAFLAASLGELWCQGVVPDWKAYYKDQVRSRIPLPLYRFDETAFPLGRGDYSGMLPARQEAAAASAVPAPGPMPAERTGYAGRVVWEPVFLPPVTSSDQPRACLIMADDAVSIRHLLQRMPRWRSLLVQSGEGYRFNGTLGATVRPANAIDVYRLIRDLRNRALLPDTIVVARSAGGRTEAELRLLVHALKAELRQALPEIVVLSPVSPVTASEGLVTLIRSLRAEIPGLNLRLIDAGEPLNGKATAARWAAILERELGSDQHLHAAVCYSGEQRLVPRFRDFHETPVSGMSRFRGRHVIVMSPDERLPLPLAASFVQAGARISMLPYRLGGAAFDKTTVRPLLQELTAEQDRYISRFGIEDLTAAHRLVDEYAARLSFDFVQELFPLEPGRTFDTGEFMEGLGIAPSLGKYGRYFLHMFREDGILAAGGEEGHYRVTDKKLRNPADIRAAIERMTPLFSGQLNLLEHCVGGFRSAMKGEVPALAVLYPGGSNQLILDSYKGSVQEREDELIKEMFSVLLMRIAGRKRRIRILEAGGGYGSILRRVAPLLKGMEIEYYFTDVGSSFVESFKMHALEEDLHFMHFGVLDITRDPKEQGFELSSFDLVFAYNVVHATHRLSVSLGNMQKLLKPGGLLCVLERTRVRRYVDLIWGLADGWWHFDETERELSPLASLEQWEGHFSALGLEEVAAFPDKNELRERLDVGIIIGQRAAAELTPAAKPAPEGVKLLRPVAAADAAALEEALEAALADRTDVEEIVLWDAAQPTSLRRDSFVPAVAERARAAIAAGRVAAKASARQNRPAMIVSVLPEPGDWGPDLTAWAAGHEELDASAQVYRIYVPDGDALRSMETIIPMLETMLESGLRRTVIDAGRHPLFEPAQVSAAVAEESKASGLSGLEAIIGEVWSKLLGRDEIDPDADFFAIGGDSFKLIQMTMDLEREGYKVLMNEVYKYPTIRSLARYLEEESKKENKDIAEAADLIAILKDTAGFSCHHRIVQAANDQEPLNLLLVDEWTGEDAEPIRKQLRSLRVPGELLPHYILPASLFGPHLPDIITMENLLGRGVLGHSEKAVLDGFLSRIGEDRRRFNEAILNQPVVSRYGLSNAQRMHFRSEVRLQMYLIEFNDLVDESVLEQAFCDVVGSHGLLRSCLYKTMWEYRWKEHAPPQQTPLPRLDLSGLSQEAQSRVMMELIKHEWEADFKKAGTPMYHVVLVKYNERRYDLFFQIDHSIFDVTSGQIMRRHILQRYRDLQRGVRKAMEVSTGYREYLEQIRRGPIGIDADGLIAALELDKFNRYLQLAQERMKARPQGRIQQVRCKIDLTPFQFDHTDEDGTFELVLHLYILVVSRLLQIDGVPFLLLFQNRRYQSKSFNDVIGLIVDGLPLVVPVDRDDPSRMTAVIRQRMELVNKHNINFFNLVWNLSSLLTWRKLFAKMKSGKSSFFTPLLMNYAGSAEAEYGKIWDYSMELLDQDNQEKLDYADFYGVAKVVSGELDFLILCKFEPDMERVRQIVEEETAHLLKLRMEKKETEARMG; from the coding sequence ATGAAGGTAAAGACGAACTACACGGGACTCGAAATTGCGGTCATCGGCATGTCGGGTCGTTTTCCGGGGGCCGATGACGTAGCTTCGTTTTGGAGCAATCTGACCGGGGGAGTCGAATCGATATCTTTTTTTACGGACGACGAGCTGATTGCGGCGGGCGTTGAGCCCGAGCTGCTGGCGAAGCCGAACTACGTTCGCGCCAAAGGCGTCTTTCCGCGGCTTGAATTTTTCGATGCGGAGTTTTTCGGCTACACGCCGCGAGACGCTGCGATGATGGACCCCCAGGTCCGGGCGCTTCACGAGGAGGTGTACCGCGCGCTGGAGGATGCGGGCTACGCGTCGGATACGTACCGCGGCAGCATCGGGCTGTTCGTCGGCGCCTCGGGCAATTTCGTCTGGGAGCTGGAGACGATGAAAGCGACCGTCGACGGCGGCGGTCTGCAGTTTGCCACCCTCCAGCTGAACGATAAAGATTTTGCCGCTACGCGAATCGCCTACAGTCTTAATCTTCAAGGCCCTTGCGCCACCGTACATTGCGCCTGCTCCACCTCGCTGTATGCCGTCGATATGGCCTGCCGCCACATCCTGACCGGCGCTTGCTCCATTGCGGTAGCGGGCGGCAGCGGTCTGACTCTGCCTCACCGCAAAGGATATTTGTACGAGGAGGGCATGATCCATTCTCCGGACGGCCACTGCCGTCCGTTCGACCAGGATGCGAAGGGCACTGTCGAGGGCAACGGCACGGGCGTCGTCGTGCTGAAAAGCCTCGAGGACGCGATTCGCGACCGCGACCGCATTTATGCCGTGATCCGGGGAACCGGGGTCAACAACGACGGCAACCGCAAGGTCGGCTTTACGGCGCCGAGCGTCGAAGGGCAGGCGGAGGTCATCCGCCGCGCGCTGATGCTGTCGGACGTGCCGCCGGAAACCGTCGGCTACATCGAAGCTCACGGCACCGGCACGACGCTCGGGGATCCGATCGAGGTCGCCGGCCTGACGAAGGCGTTCCAGTCCGTTCCTCCCGGCTCGTGCGGCATCGGCTCGCTGAAGTCGAATATCGGTCATCTGGACGTGGCCGCCGGCATCTCGTCCTTCATCAAGACCGTTCTCTCGCTCGAAAACCGGGTCATCCCGGCAAGCCTCAACTTCGAAGCGATCAATCCCAACATCGATTTGAACGGCAGCCCGTTCCGCATCGTAGCGAAGACGGAAAGCTGGCAGCGAAAGCCGGCACCGGGCGAAGCGGATGCGTACTTGCCGCTGCGCGCCGGGGTCAGCTCCTTCGGCATCGGGGGCACGAACGTGCACGTGGTGCTCGAGGAGGCGCCCGAGCGCGAGCCGTCCGGTCCCGGACGCGAATGGAACGTGCTCTGCCTGTCGGCGCGCAGCGATACCGCTTTGCGGCGCATGCAGGAGGATTATCTCGCGCATCTGGAACGATATCCGGGGGAGCTGAATCCCGCCGACTTGGCGTGGAGCGTGCAAACCGGCAAGCGAAATCTGTCGGAGCGTTTCGCCATGGCCTACCGCGATCCGCAGGAGCTGGCCGAAGGCCTGCGGGCGGCGTTGGAGGGCGCCCGTCCTGGGCGTGCCCGCCGCGCGGCGGCATCGTCCTCCAAGCCGAACGTCTATTTCCTGTTCCCGGGGCAAGGCTCGCAATATCCGGGTATGGCCCGCGATCTGTACCGGGCGGAGCCGCTGTTCCGCCGGGAGCTGGAGACGTGCCTGAAGCTGGCCGAAGCCGAAGGCATGGGCGAACTGCGCCGCGTGCTTCTGGAGCCGAAGGAAGGCGACGAGGAGCTGATCCTCGAAACCGACATGACGCAGCTGAGCTTGTTTGCGGTCGAATACGCAATGGCGCGGCTGCTGATGTCGTGGGGCATTCAGCCGACGGGCATGATCGGGCACAGCCTCGGCGAATATACGGCCGCCTGTCTGGCAGGGGTGTTTTCGCTCGAAGACGGCATCCGGCTCGTAACGGCCAGGGGCCGCCTGATGAAATCGATGCCCCGCGGCTCGATGCTCGCCGTCGCCGCATCCGCGGAAGCGGCACTCCCGTACTTGAGCCGCGCCCTGTCCGTGGCTGCGATGAACAGCCCGGCCAGCTGCACGTTGTCCGGCACCGACGAGGCGATCGCCGAGGCGGAAAACAAGCTGTCGGCCGCCGGCATTCGTACGCGCCGGGTGCGTACGTCGCACGCGTTTCACTCGTCTCTGATGGACGGGGCGCTCGCTCCGTTCGGCGAGCTGATCTCCAGCGTGAAGCTGCAGGAGCCCGTGCTGCCGTACGTGTCGAACTTGACCGGCGACTGGATCCGGCCCGAAGAAGCCGTCGATCCTTCATATTACCCGAAGCATCTGAGGGGCAGCGTCAAGTTCGAGCAGGGGCTGGCCGCGGTTCTCGCCGATTCCCGGGCTGTGCTGGTAGAGGTCGGTCCGGGCCGGGTGCTGTCGTCTTTCGCACGGCAGATGGCGGCCCAAAATCCGGTTGCCGCCATCGTCACGCTTCGCAATGCGCAGGAGGAGGGGCCGGACGATGCGTTTCTTGCGGCCAGCCTCGGCGAGCTGTGGTGCCAAGGGGTAGTTCCCGACTGGAAAGCCTACTATAAAGATCAAGTGCGGAGCCGCATCCCGCTGCCGCTGTACCGGTTTGATGAGACGGCATTTCCGCTCGGCCGCGGCGACTACAGCGGGATGCTGCCGGCCAGGCAGGAGGCGGCTGCGGCATCCGCCGTTCCCGCGCCGGGGCCGATGCCTGCCGAGCGTACCGGATATGCCGGCAGGGTCGTGTGGGAGCCTGTTTTTCTGCCGCCGGTGACGAGCTCGGATCAGCCGCGGGCCTGCCTGATCATGGCTGACGACGCCGTTTCGATCCGCCATCTCCTGCAGAGGATGCCGAGATGGCGCAGCCTGCTCGTACAAAGCGGCGAGGGCTACCGCTTTAACGGCACGCTCGGCGCTACCGTACGCCCGGCGAATGCGATCGATGTATACCGGCTGATCCGCGATTTGCGGAACCGGGCTTTGCTTCCCGATACGATTGTCGTGGCGCGTTCGGCCGGTGGCCGCACCGAAGCGGAGCTGAGGTTGCTCGTCCATGCGCTTAAGGCAGAGCTGCGACAGGCGCTGCCGGAGATCGTCGTGCTCAGCCCCGTTTCTCCGGTTACCGCAAGCGAGGGGCTTGTGACGCTCATCCGCAGTCTGCGTGCGGAAATCCCCGGTCTCAACCTGCGCTTGATCGATGCCGGAGAACCGCTGAACGGCAAAGCGACCGCCGCCCGCTGGGCCGCGATTTTGGAGCGGGAGCTCGGCTCGGATCAGCATCTGCACGCAGCCGTCTGCTATTCGGGAGAGCAGCGTCTCGTGCCGCGCTTCAGAGATTTCCATGAGACGCCGGTGAGCGGCATGTCCCGTTTTCGCGGCCGCCACGTTATCGTCATGAGCCCCGATGAGCGGCTTCCGCTTCCGCTGGCCGCCTCCTTCGTCCAAGCGGGTGCGCGCATCAGCATGCTGCCATACCGGCTGGGCGGCGCCGCCTTCGACAAAACGACGGTCAGGCCGCTGCTTCAGGAGCTGACCGCGGAGCAGGACCGTTACATAAGCCGCTTCGGCATAGAAGACTTGACCGCTGCCCATCGGCTCGTGGACGAATATGCCGCGCGTCTGAGCTTCGACTTTGTACAGGAGCTGTTCCCGCTGGAGCCGGGGCGCACGTTCGATACCGGCGAGTTTATGGAAGGGCTCGGCATCGCCCCCTCTCTCGGCAAATACGGCCGTTATTTCCTCCACATGTTCCGCGAGGACGGCATTTTGGCGGCTGGGGGGGAAGAAGGCCACTACCGCGTTACGGACAAAAAGCTGCGCAATCCGGCGGACATCCGCGCCGCCATCGAGCGGATGACCCCACTGTTTTCCGGACAGCTGAACCTGCTGGAGCACTGCGTCGGCGGGTTCAGATCGGCGATGAAAGGAGAAGTGCCGGCGCTCGCCGTCCTGTACCCGGGGGGCAGCAACCAGCTGATCCTCGACAGCTATAAAGGCTCGGTCCAGGAGCGGGAAGACGAGCTGATCAAGGAAATGTTCTCCGTCCTGCTCATGCGCATCGCCGGCCGGAAAAGGAGAATCCGGATTCTCGAAGCGGGCGGCGGCTACGGCTCGATTTTGCGCCGCGTCGCACCGCTGCTCAAAGGCATGGAAATCGAATATTACTTCACCGACGTGGGCAGCTCGTTCGTCGAATCGTTCAAGATGCACGCGCTGGAAGAGGATTTGCATTTCATGCATTTCGGCGTGCTTGACATTACCCGCGATCCGAAGGAGCAAGGCTTTGAGCTCTCCTCCTTCGATCTCGTATTCGCCTATAACGTCGTTCACGCTACGCACCGCTTGTCGGTCAGTCTGGGCAATATGCAAAAGCTGCTGAAGCCCGGCGGGCTGCTCTGCGTCCTCGAGCGCACGCGGGTGCGCCGTTACGTCGACCTGATCTGGGGCTTGGCGGACGGCTGGTGGCACTTTGACGAAACCGAACGGGAGCTGTCGCCGCTAGCTTCCTTGGAGCAATGGGAGGGGCATTTCTCCGCGCTCGGCCTTGAGGAGGTCGCCGCTTTCCCGGATAAAAACGAGCTGCGCGAACGGCTGGACGTCGGCATCATCATCGGCCAGCGCGCAGCCGCCGAGCTAACCCCGGCGGCCAAACCGGCACCGGAAGGGGTCAAGCTGCTGCGGCCTGTCGCCGCTGCCGACGCAGCGGCTCTGGAGGAGGCACTGGAAGCCGCCCTGGCGGACCGGACGGACGTGGAGGAGATCGTCCTGTGGGATGCCGCCCAGCCGACCTCGCTGCGCCGCGACTCGTTCGTGCCCGCCGTCGCCGAAAGGGCCAGAGCGGCAATTGCCGCAGGCCGCGTGGCAGCCAAAGCGAGCGCCAGGCAAAACCGGCCGGCGATGATCGTCTCCGTCCTTCCGGAGCCGGGCGATTGGGGGCCCGACCTTACCGCCTGGGCGGCGGGGCACGAAGAGCTGGACGCGTCCGCGCAGGTATACCGCATATACGTGCCCGATGGAGACGCGCTTCGCTCCATGGAAACCATAATTCCGATGCTGGAGACGATGCTGGAGTCCGGGCTGCGCCGCACGGTCATCGATGCCGGCCGGCATCCGCTGTTCGAGCCGGCGCAGGTAAGCGCCGCTGTCGCGGAGGAAAGCAAAGCATCCGGACTGAGCGGGCTCGAGGCGATCATCGGCGAAGTATGGAGCAAGCTGCTCGGGCGCGATGAGATCGACCCGGATGCCGACTTTTTTGCGATCGGCGGCGACTCCTTCAAGCTGATTCAAATGACGATGGACCTCGAACGCGAAGGCTACAAGGTGCTCATGAACGAGGTGTACAAATATCCGACGATCCGTTCGCTCGCCCGGTATTTGGAGGAGGAGAGCAAGAAGGAGAACAAGGATATCGCCGAAGCGGCCGATCTTATCGCCATTCTCAAAGACACGGCCGGTTTCAGTTGCCATCACCGCATCGTGCAGGCCGCGAATGATCAGGAGCCGCTGAACCTGCTGCTCGTAGACGAATGGACGGGCGAAGACGCGGAGCCGATTCGCAAGCAGCTGCGCAGCCTCAGAGTGCCCGGTGAGCTGCTGCCGCATTACATCCTTCCTGCGTCCCTGTTCGGGCCACATCTGCCGGACATCATCACGATGGAAAACCTGCTTGGACGCGGCGTGCTCGGCCATTCGGAAAAAGCGGTGCTGGACGGCTTCCTGAGCCGCATCGGCGAGGATCGCCGGCGGTTTAACGAAGCGATTTTGAATCAGCCCGTCGTCAGCCGCTACGGCCTCAGCAATGCGCAGCGGATGCACTTCCGCAGCGAGGTTCGGCTGCAGATGTATTTGATCGAGTTTAACGATCTCGTCGACGAAAGCGTGTTGGAGCAGGCGTTCTGCGACGTGGTCGGCAGCCACGGCCTGCTGCGCAGCTGTCTGTACAAGACGATGTGGGAATACCGCTGGAAGGAGCATGCGCCTCCCCAGCAAACGCCGCTTCCGCGCCTCGATCTGTCCGGCTTGTCCCAAGAGGCGCAGTCCCGCGTCATGATGGAGCTGATCAAACACGAGTGGGAGGCCGATTTCAAAAAGGCGGGCACGCCGATGTATCACGTCGTGCTCGTTAAATACAACGAGCGGCGCTACGACTTGTTTTTCCAAATCGATCACTCGATCTTCGACGTCACGTCCGGCCAAATTATGCGGCGGCACATTCTTCAGCGGTACCGGGATCTGCAGAGGGGCGTCCGCAAGGCGATGGAGGTGTCGACCGGCTACCGGGAATATCTCGAGCAAATTCGCCGCGGCCCGATCGGCATCGATGCGGACGGCTTGATCGCCGCGCTGGAGCTTGACAAGTTCAACCGATACCTGCAGCTTGCGCAGGAGCGGATGAAGGCGCGGCCGCAGGGGAGAATTCAGCAGGTGCGCTGCAAAATCGACCTGACGCCGTTCCAGTTCGATCATACCGACGAAGACGGCACGTTCGAGCTGGTGCTGCACCTGTACATCCTGGTCGTCTCGCGGCTGCTGCAAATCGACGGCGTCCCGTTCCTGCTGCTGTTCCAAAACCGCAGATACCAAAGCAAGAGCTTTAACGACGTGATCGGCCTTATTGTCGACGGCCTGCCGCTGGTCGTTCCGGTCGACCGCGACGATCCGTCCCGCATGACCGCCGTCATCCGGCAGCGGATGGAGCTGGTCAACAAGCACAATATCAATTTTTTCAACCTCGTATGGAACCTCTCGTCGCTGCTGACGTGGAGAAAGCTGTTCGCCAAAATGAAAAGCGGCAAATCGTCGTTTTTCACACCGCTGCTGATGAACTATGCGGGAAGCGCGGAAGCGGAGTACGGGAAAATATGGGATTACAGCATGGAGCTGCTCGATCAGGACAATCAGGAGAAGCTGGACTACGCCGACTTTTACGGAGTGGCCAAAGTCGTAAGCGGGGAGCTGGATTTCCTCATCCTGTGCAAATTCGAGCCGGACATGGAGCGCGTTCGCCAAATCGTGGAGGAGGAGACGGCGCATCTGCTCAAGCTTCGCATGGAGAAAAAGGAAACGGAGGCGAGAATGGGATGA
- a CDS encoding non-ribosomal peptide synthetase — protein sequence MISKENIQDIYGLSSMQKSMLVHHALDTSSSAYVEQFDFRIAGDVDPSRMEWALAKLSDRHDILRTVFSYRKTDLPRQVVLKSWEPPFTFLDLRENVSPEESAEAFKAEDRGRGFDLSQDVLLRGALLRTEERRWRFVLTFHHILMDGWSLGPLFQELFGLYEAAAEPDRYTLAGDAHPYREYIRWLEEQSEEQALAYWEQALAGYEKPVAIPAFGPGGPYRHAVHRFELPATLAARLGELARSRRLTVNTLFQSAWGLLLQKYNYTRDAVFGSVVSGRPPGLPGVESMIGLFINTQPLRVHAEQGDTFISLCSRVQKASFAAVPYEFCPLFDIQSRSPLKNKLLDHVVAFENYPLAERLRDLASQSGQSLSFEDVQVFERTNYDFHVVVNPGETFVVQFTFNEAVYTRETMEGLERSLTTLLEAACAKPDASVDELGICSGTDRAIVIERFNATRRTYPADSTVDAVFRDVAARRAADTALMWRDRSCTYGELDRWSDRLAAKLQEQGVGPGSVVGLMTPRCPEMAAGILGILKTGAAYVPLDLLNSPERLAFMIGDAGIRVLCTLPELAPKAPSGMNVLLLEDSNDPAGTPPVPAEHDAECTAYLMYTSGSTGQPKGCLITHRNILRLVFGPDFIDFGPHQVILQTGSPAFDASTFEIWGALLHGGILVLAGEEDILDPGRLKPLLERKAVSSIWLTAALFNKLCDQDPSLFAPLRNLLVGGDVLSSRHIRRALEANPGLRIVNGYGPTENTTFSTTHVVTEADLRNGRIPIGRPLANSTAYIVDHGLQPLPVGALGELCVGGDGVGLGYHNRPELTAERFLDDPFAPGGRMYRTGDLARWLPDGRLDFLGRTDFQVKIRGYRVELGEIERAMAQLPGVKEVTVLVREIGEDKQLCAYFTCEGEPDLRGWKTTLAKALPSYMIPAFFTRLEAMPLTVNGKVDRQALPAPSAASLAGSAAPRALSGVEKTVADIVCSVLGVETVDTNDNFFEIGVNSLNLMTINNRLKQAFDRDIPLTAMFEHTSVSRLAEYLKLPDLSGAGRDEEMSRELSRARSTLLKTGSLIRKLEDQA from the coding sequence ATGATTAGCAAAGAGAACATCCAGGATATTTACGGTTTGTCTTCGATGCAAAAAAGCATGCTGGTCCATCATGCGCTCGATACATCGTCTTCGGCATACGTGGAGCAGTTTGACTTTCGTATCGCCGGGGACGTAGACCCCTCCCGCATGGAGTGGGCGCTGGCGAAGCTTTCGGACCGGCATGATATTCTTCGCACGGTATTTTCCTACCGGAAGACCGACCTGCCGCGGCAGGTCGTCCTGAAATCGTGGGAGCCTCCGTTCACCTTTCTCGACCTGCGGGAAAACGTCTCGCCGGAGGAATCGGCGGAGGCGTTCAAGGCGGAGGACCGCGGTCGCGGCTTCGATCTGAGCCAGGACGTGCTGCTTCGCGGAGCGCTGCTGCGCACGGAGGAGCGGAGATGGCGGTTTGTGCTCACCTTCCATCACATTTTGATGGACGGATGGTCGCTCGGCCCGCTGTTTCAGGAATTGTTCGGCCTGTACGAGGCGGCGGCCGAGCCGGACCGCTACACGCTGGCCGGCGATGCGCATCCTTACCGCGAATACATTCGCTGGCTGGAGGAACAGAGCGAGGAGCAGGCGCTGGCCTATTGGGAGCAAGCGCTCGCCGGCTACGAAAAGCCGGTGGCGATTCCCGCTTTCGGTCCGGGAGGCCCTTACCGCCATGCCGTCCATCGCTTCGAGCTGCCGGCAACGCTGGCTGCTCGGCTTGGCGAGCTCGCGCGGTCGCGCCGGCTGACGGTGAATACGTTGTTCCAGAGCGCCTGGGGGCTGCTTTTGCAGAAATATAACTACACCCGCGACGCCGTATTCGGCAGCGTCGTGTCCGGCCGCCCTCCCGGGCTGCCGGGCGTGGAATCGATGATCGGCTTGTTCATCAACACCCAGCCGCTGCGGGTGCATGCCGAGCAGGGAGATACGTTCATCTCCCTCTGTTCGCGCGTGCAGAAGGCGAGCTTCGCGGCCGTGCCTTACGAGTTCTGCCCGCTGTTCGACATCCAAAGCCGCAGCCCGCTGAAAAACAAGCTGCTGGATCACGTCGTCGCCTTCGAAAACTATCCGCTCGCCGAGCGGCTGCGGGATCTCGCCTCGCAATCGGGCCAATCGCTGTCGTTCGAGGACGTGCAGGTGTTCGAGCGCACCAACTACGATTTCCATGTGGTCGTCAATCCCGGCGAAACGTTTGTCGTACAATTCACATTCAACGAGGCGGTATACACGAGGGAGACGATGGAAGGGCTGGAGCGCAGCTTGACGACGCTGCTCGAGGCCGCCTGCGCCAAGCCGGACGCTTCCGTCGACGAGCTCGGCATATGCTCCGGAACGGATCGAGCCATCGTGATCGAACGCTTCAATGCGACGCGCCGGACGTATCCGGCCGATTCCACCGTCGACGCCGTGTTCCGGGACGTCGCCGCCCGTCGGGCCGCGGATACCGCGCTGATGTGGCGCGACCGCAGCTGCACCTACGGCGAGCTCGACCGCTGGTCCGACCGTCTCGCGGCGAAGCTGCAGGAGCAGGGAGTGGGGCCGGGATCGGTTGTCGGGCTCATGACCCCGCGCTGCCCGGAAATGGCCGCGGGCATCTTGGGCATTTTGAAGACCGGAGCGGCTTATGTGCCGCTGGACCTGCTCAATTCCCCGGAACGGCTCGCCTTTATGATCGGGGACGCCGGCATCAGAGTGCTTTGCACCTTGCCGGAGCTCGCCCCGAAAGCTCCATCCGGCATGAACGTGCTGCTGCTGGAGGATTCGAACGATCCGGCGGGCACGCCCCCGGTTCCCGCCGAGCACGATGCGGAATGCACCGCCTATTTGATGTATACGTCCGGCTCGACCGGCCAGCCGAAAGGATGTCTGATTACGCACCGCAACATCCTCCGCCTCGTGTTCGGCCCGGACTTTATCGATTTCGGCCCGCACCAGGTCATTTTGCAAACCGGCTCCCCGGCCTTCGATGCCAGCACGTTTGAAATTTGGGGAGCGCTGCTGCATGGCGGCATTCTCGTGCTTGCGGGCGAGGAGGATATCCTCGATCCGGGCCGCCTGAAGCCGCTGCTGGAGCGGAAAGCCGTCAGCAGCATATGGCTGACCGCCGCCTTGTTCAACAAGCTGTGCGACCAGGACCCGTCGCTATTCGCGCCGCTTCGCAACCTGCTCGTCGGCGGCGACGTGCTGTCCTCCCGCCATATTCGCCGCGCGTTGGAAGCGAATCCGGGGCTTAGAATCGTCAACGGCTACGGGCCTACGGAAAATACGACGTTCTCAACGACTCATGTCGTGACGGAGGCCGACCTCCGGAACGGACGCATACCGATCGGGCGGCCGCTGGCCAACTCGACCGCCTATATCGTCGATCACGGACTTCAGCCGCTGCCCGTCGGGGCGCTCGGCGAGCTTTGCGTCGGCGGCGACGGCGTCGGACTCGGCTATCACAACCGGCCGGAGCTGACGGCGGAGCGCTTCCTGGACGATCCGTTCGCGCCAGGCGGTCGGATGTACCGGACCGGCGATTTGGCCCGCTGGCTGCCGGATGGACGCTTAGATTTTCTCGGCAGAACCGATTTCCAGGTGAAAATTCGCGGCTACCGCGTAGAGCTCGGCGAAATCGAACGCGCGATGGCGCAGCTGCCCGGCGTCAAGGAAGTGACGGTGCTGGTTCGGGAGATCGGCGAGGATAAGCAGCTTTGTGCGTACTTCACCTGCGAAGGAGAGCCGGATTTGCGGGGCTGGAAAACGACGCTGGCCAAGGCGCTTCCAAGCTATATGATCCCGGCGTTTTTCACCCGGCTGGAGGCGATGCCGCTCACGGTCAACGGCAAGGTGGACCGGCAGGCGCTCCCCGCGCCGTCGGCGGCTTCCTTGGCCGGCTCCGCCGCCCCCCGCGCTTTAAGCGGGGTGGAAAAGACGGTCGCCGACATTGTTTGTTCGGTGCTGGGCGTGGAGACGGTGGATACGAACGATAACTTTTTTGAAATCGGGGTCAACTCCCTGAACTTAATGACGATCAACAACCGGCTGAAGCAAGCTTTCGACCGGGACATTCCGCTGACGGCGATGTTCGAGCACACCAGCGTCTCCCGCCTGGCCGAATATTTGAAGCTTCCGGACCTTTCCGGAGCCGGCAGAGACGAAGAGATGAGCCGGGAGCTGTCCAGAGCGCGCAGCACGCTGCTGAAAACGGGCTCCCTTATCCGAAAACTGGAGGATCAAGCATGA